Proteins from a genomic interval of Streptomyces fodineus:
- a CDS encoding type II secretion system F family protein, producing MNSLIGPAASTGVAVAWGTVFGLGLVAIGYGAVRRAAREERPGLWRALVSRLPADWTTRRVVIAVTAGAVAGTLTTWPVAAVLTTIAVLTLPGLLGPDRHATRRTERMEALATWTEMLRDTLSAAAGLEQAVLATTDIAPAALEPEMRQLAAAVRSGHPLPTALRAFAQEADDPLADVVVAALVMAAEQQGSHLAPLLGELAESVREQVAMRQRIDAGRASVRTGVRVTVSVTLGMVLGLVVFNRPYMDPFDSLTGQMVLAAVGALFAASFTYLSVIGRIEEPVRLISTTASRTTAGAEPGGAR from the coding sequence ATGAACAGCCTGATCGGCCCCGCTGCCTCGACGGGCGTCGCGGTGGCGTGGGGGACGGTGTTCGGGCTCGGACTGGTGGCCATCGGCTACGGGGCTGTGCGGCGGGCGGCGCGCGAGGAGCGGCCCGGCCTGTGGCGTGCACTGGTATCGCGGCTGCCGGCGGACTGGACCACGCGGCGCGTGGTGATCGCGGTGACGGCCGGGGCGGTCGCCGGGACGCTGACGACATGGCCGGTAGCGGCGGTACTGACCACCATCGCCGTGCTCACCCTGCCTGGCCTGCTCGGACCGGACCGGCACGCGACCCGGCGTACGGAGCGGATGGAGGCGCTGGCCACCTGGACGGAGATGCTGCGCGACACCCTCTCCGCCGCGGCAGGCCTGGAGCAGGCGGTGCTGGCGACCACGGACATCGCCCCGGCAGCGCTCGAACCCGAGATGCGGCAGCTGGCCGCCGCCGTCCGCTCCGGGCATCCCCTGCCGACCGCGCTGCGGGCATTCGCGCAGGAGGCCGATGACCCACTGGCCGATGTCGTGGTCGCCGCGCTCGTGATGGCGGCCGAGCAACAGGGCAGTCACCTCGCGCCGCTGCTGGGGGAGCTGGCCGAGTCGGTGCGCGAGCAGGTGGCCATGCGACAGCGCATCGACGCCGGACGGGCGAGCGTACGTACCGGAGTGCGCGTCACTGTCAGCGTCACTCTGGGCATGGTGCTGGGGCTGGTGGTCTTCAACCGCCCCTACATGGACCCCTTCGACTCGCTGACCGGGCAGATGGTGCTCGCGGCCGTGGGTGCCCTGTTCGCCGCCAGCTTCACCTACCTGAGCGTGATCGGGCGCATCGAGGAACCCGTGCGGCTCATCAGCACGACCGCTTCCCGCACCACGGCGGGTGCTGAGCCGGGAGGTGCCCGGTGA
- a CDS encoding type II secretion system F family protein, producing MIVMLLGALFGAGVTALVYGLRPPRPALADVLTALNTPVPQTVLRTGEAGDVEWATRLGRCAVPLVRALGFPTDSLRADLAVCGTDEERHLAGKAVCAVAGLVGPWAATLLLRLGAGIGAGWWVPLAGSLALAVVLFFAPDLSVRQQAARRRREMRHTLSLVLDLTVIALAGGAGIQQALAQAVAAPQGWAAARLRHALHVAQLTRTSPWLHLGDLGRHLAVTDLTELASTLNLAGSEGAKIRGSLGAKARAMRRRRISEADGAAQAATERMSLPVVGLFAAFLLLIGYPALAHVMSIT from the coding sequence GTGATTGTCATGCTGCTCGGCGCCCTGTTCGGCGCCGGGGTGACCGCCCTCGTCTACGGTCTGCGTCCGCCCCGGCCCGCGCTCGCCGATGTCCTCACCGCACTCAACACTCCTGTACCGCAGACGGTTTTACGTACGGGCGAGGCGGGTGACGTGGAGTGGGCTACTCGGCTGGGCAGATGTGCCGTACCGCTGGTGCGGGCGCTGGGTTTTCCCACCGACTCGCTGCGCGCGGACCTGGCCGTGTGCGGCACGGATGAGGAACGGCACCTGGCGGGCAAGGCGGTCTGTGCCGTCGCCGGACTGGTCGGCCCGTGGGCCGCCACGCTTTTGCTGCGGCTGGGGGCCGGTATCGGGGCGGGCTGGTGGGTGCCGCTGGCCGGCTCACTCGCCCTGGCCGTCGTGCTGTTTTTCGCGCCCGACCTGTCGGTACGCCAGCAGGCCGCGCGGCGACGCCGCGAGATGCGCCACACCCTCAGCCTCGTCCTGGACCTGACGGTGATCGCGCTCGCCGGCGGCGCCGGAATCCAGCAGGCCCTCGCCCAGGCCGTGGCCGCACCGCAGGGGTGGGCGGCGGCGAGACTGCGGCACGCCCTGCACGTCGCCCAGCTCACCCGCACCAGCCCCTGGCTCCACCTGGGCGATCTGGGGCGGCACCTGGCCGTGACGGATCTGACCGAGCTGGCCTCGACGCTCAATCTCGCCGGAAGCGAAGGCGCCAAGATCCGCGGCTCGCTCGGGGCGAAGGCGCGGGCGATGCGGCGGCGGAGGATCTCGGAGGCCGACGGCGCCGCCCAGGCGGCCACCGAGCGGATGTCGCTGCCCGTGGTCGGTCTGTTCGCCGCGTTCCTGCTGCTGATCGGCTACCCGGCCCTCGCCCACGTCATGTCGATCACCTGA
- a CDS encoding TadE/TadG family type IV pilus assembly protein produces the protein MTTFRRRLRGDRGAASTQLVLVVPALLLIALLAVQFALVWHARHIAQYAAQRALAAARTENGTAAAGRAQARRSLAALGSRVLTAPSVTAERSATHTTVRVQGAVVRVLPVPGLVLHASGTASGPTERITTPTGGQP, from the coding sequence GTGACCACGTTCCGTCGCAGACTGCGCGGCGACCGCGGGGCGGCGAGTACCCAGCTGGTGCTCGTCGTCCCGGCCCTGCTGCTGATCGCGCTGCTGGCGGTGCAGTTCGCGCTGGTCTGGCACGCACGGCACATCGCCCAGTACGCCGCCCAGCGGGCCCTGGCCGCCGCCCGCACCGAGAACGGCACCGCGGCGGCCGGCCGGGCTCAGGCGCGACGCAGCCTCGCAGCGCTGGGCAGCCGCGTTCTGACCGCACCGTCTGTGACCGCCGAGCGCAGCGCCACCCATACCACCGTGCGCGTGCAGGGGGCGGTGGTCCGCGTTCTCCCCGTCCCGGGCCTCGTGCTGCACGCTTCCGGCACCGCCTCCGGCCCCACGGAGAGGATCACCACACCCACCGGAGGTCAGCCGTGA